The following proteins are encoded in a genomic region of Mahella australiensis 50-1 BON:
- a CDS encoding alpha/beta hydrolase family protein, with protein sequence MNVTINPGKINDITFLEVSADDGKSNKPIVIIVHGWSARKENMLFHAYLLAQSGFFVIAPDAYGHGERKTDAPNNPLSALMNAVTITVNDINTLIDNYVNDGRVDITHIGLAGASMGGIITYSYIIKKDRRVKAAVPLISTPDILAALNSPNKEALFKAAGINPHDNGSNLDEILKMAESLQPAKYYQNMNGLPLLILNGTADPLIDIEGVRKFYNFMKSIYYDADTIQMIEYPGVGHAVNFNMVQDMIQWFERYL encoded by the coding sequence ATGAATGTTACAATAAATCCAGGTAAAATAAACGATATAACCTTTCTGGAGGTATCGGCGGATGATGGCAAGAGCAACAAGCCCATAGTTATAATAGTACATGGCTGGAGCGCCAGGAAAGAGAACATGCTCTTTCATGCTTATCTTTTGGCGCAAAGTGGTTTTTTTGTCATAGCACCTGATGCTTATGGGCATGGAGAAAGGAAAACCGATGCACCCAATAATCCCTTGTCTGCGCTTATGAACGCGGTAACTATAACAGTCAACGATATTAATACATTGATAGACAACTATGTGAATGACGGTAGAGTCGATATAACGCACATAGGCCTTGCCGGAGCTTCGATGGGCGGCATTATCACGTATTCGTACATTATAAAGAAAGATCGCAGGGTAAAAGCGGCTGTTCCGCTTATAAGCACACCGGATATATTAGCGGCGCTTAATTCGCCCAATAAAGAGGCTCTATTTAAAGCTGCTGGGATTAACCCACATGATAACGGCAGCAATTTGGATGAGATATTGAAGATGGCGGAATCCCTCCAGCCCGCTAAGTATTATCAGAATATGAATGGTTTACCTCTTCTTATCTTGAACGGTACGGCAGACCCTCTGATAGATATAGAAGGCGTAAGAAAATTTTATAATTTTATGAAGTCGATTTATTACGATGCTGACACCATCCAGATGATAGAATATCCCGGTGTCGGCCACGCGGTTAATTTCAATATGGTACAGGATATGATACAATGGTTTGAAAGGTATCTTTGA
- a CDS encoding extracellular solute-binding protein — MKKVLSIVLCMALAIGVILVGCSQQQPSSDAETENETSGENTANTGSDVTVSPAGTFPLVKDKITFRILTIQSPMVEDYNTNKLTKYMEDKTNVHIEWDLVPQKDAMTKVNLVLASNQDLPDIFMGIEMGNDMLVKYGSQGTFVALNDYIDKYGVEFKKVLEYPGFESLRQEISSADGKIYTLPKVSDPYNVRWGQKMWINEKFLSAVGMDMPKTTDDFYNALKAFKEKDPNGNGKADEIPLAGAITGWHTNIDGFIMNAFIYNDSAGRFVVNNGKVDIVYNKPEWRDGLAYMAKLCAEGLLDPVSFTQDNAQLTQLADNPDAPILGAAPAGTSLGFSNIANQRWLDYAAVPPLKGPKGVQLSGYYLPIPQNKFVITKACKYPEVAYRWADLLYSEEASIWSRWGEPGVDWREPKEGELGINGKPAVIVPILKWGSIQNSHWQFENPGFTPDRLQSGQAWDGDPNNPERRWYVETQEKYDGFEPPVDIILPPLAFTADEATEYNELKVTINDYVKESIARFVTGDMNIDKDWEDYISQLDDLGLARYLELTQTAYDRQYGNK, encoded by the coding sequence ATGAAGAAAGTATTGTCGATAGTTTTATGTATGGCTTTAGCGATAGGCGTAATATTGGTAGGATGTTCTCAGCAACAACCATCGTCCGACGCTGAAACCGAAAACGAAACTTCCGGTGAAAATACCGCAAATACGGGAAGCGATGTCACGGTTTCTCCTGCAGGTACATTTCCTTTGGTTAAGGATAAGATAACATTCAGAATCCTTACCATTCAGAGTCCGATGGTGGAAGATTATAATACCAACAAATTAACCAAGTATATGGAAGATAAGACAAATGTCCATATCGAATGGGACTTGGTGCCGCAAAAAGATGCTATGACTAAGGTAAACCTTGTGCTGGCCAGCAATCAGGATCTCCCAGACATATTTATGGGCATAGAGATGGGAAACGATATGCTGGTGAAATACGGGTCCCAAGGAACATTCGTGGCGCTCAATGACTATATAGATAAATACGGAGTAGAATTTAAGAAGGTTTTGGAGTATCCCGGGTTTGAGAGTCTGCGCCAGGAAATATCCTCAGCTGACGGCAAGATCTACACTTTACCCAAAGTGTCCGATCCCTATAATGTCAGATGGGGCCAAAAGATGTGGATCAACGAAAAATTCCTTTCGGCCGTGGGGATGGATATGCCCAAGACGACAGACGATTTTTACAATGCTTTGAAAGCGTTTAAGGAGAAAGACCCAAATGGTAACGGCAAAGCCGACGAAATACCCCTTGCCGGCGCGATAACCGGTTGGCATACAAATATAGATGGATTTATCATGAACGCGTTTATATATAATGACAGCGCAGGCCGATTTGTCGTGAATAATGGCAAAGTGGACATCGTATATAATAAACCGGAATGGCGGGATGGATTAGCATATATGGCGAAATTATGTGCAGAGGGGCTTTTGGACCCTGTGAGCTTTACGCAGGACAATGCTCAATTGACTCAACTGGCCGATAATCCAGATGCCCCCATATTGGGCGCTGCTCCTGCAGGGACGTCGCTTGGTTTTTCCAATATAGCCAATCAACGCTGGCTTGATTACGCGGCTGTTCCTCCTCTTAAAGGTCCTAAGGGCGTGCAGCTGTCGGGATATTATCTACCGATACCGCAAAACAAGTTTGTAATAACCAAAGCGTGTAAGTACCCTGAAGTAGCATATAGATGGGCGGATTTACTTTACAGTGAGGAAGCTTCCATATGGTCGCGTTGGGGTGAGCCCGGAGTGGATTGGCGGGAACCTAAAGAAGGCGAATTAGGTATAAATGGCAAACCAGCTGTCATAGTGCCTATATTGAAGTGGGGTAGCATACAGAATTCGCACTGGCAATTTGAGAATCCGGGATTCACGCCTGATAGGCTTCAAAGTGGTCAGGCATGGGATGGAGATCCTAATAATCCGGAGAGAAGATGGTATGTCGAGACACAGGAAAAGTATGATGGCTTTGAACCGCCTGTCGATATAATACTTCCGCCGTTGGCATTTACGGCGGATGAGGCTACGGAGTATAATGAACTCAAGGTAACTATAAACGATTATGTTAAGGAGAGTATAGCCAGGTTTGTTACAGGCGATATGAATATAGATAAGGATTGGGAAGATTATATAAGCCAGTTGGACGATCTTGGACTTGCCAGATACCTTGAGCTTACGCAAACAGCCTACGATAGACAGTATGGTAATAAATAG
- a CDS encoding carbohydrate ABC transporter permease, giving the protein MGKIKRTRADVIFNAVNNTFLIICLIVVLYPLIYIVSASFSSPQAVTSGKVWLFPVDFSLAGYKAVFENDYILTGYGNTIIYTVVGTAVNLVMTVLAAYPLSRKDFYGRDAFMFLFAFTMIFNGGLIPTYLLVSQLGLINTRWALIIPGAISVWNVIITRTYYQNTIPDELLEAAQLDGCSDIQFIWSVVLPLSKAITAVLVLFYGVGHWNEFFNAFIYLSKKELYPLQIVLRDILIMNSIDPNMVADTELMVAKQGLADLLKYSLIVVASVPVLCIYPFVQKYFVKGVMIGAIKG; this is encoded by the coding sequence ATGGGAAAAATCAAGAGAACAAGGGCGGATGTGATATTTAATGCTGTTAACAACACATTTTTAATAATTTGCCTTATCGTGGTGCTTTATCCGCTCATTTATATAGTAAGCGCGTCGTTTAGTTCTCCTCAGGCGGTAACATCCGGCAAGGTATGGCTGTTTCCGGTGGATTTCTCATTAGCAGGGTATAAAGCGGTTTTTGAGAACGACTATATACTTACCGGTTATGGCAATACAATCATTTATACAGTGGTTGGCACGGCGGTCAATCTGGTCATGACTGTATTGGCGGCTTATCCGTTATCGCGGAAGGATTTTTATGGTCGCGATGCGTTTATGTTTCTGTTCGCTTTTACGATGATCTTCAATGGAGGGCTTATACCGACATATTTGTTGGTTAGCCAACTTGGATTGATCAATACAAGGTGGGCATTGATAATCCCCGGAGCTATCAGTGTATGGAATGTGATCATAACCAGAACATATTATCAAAATACCATACCGGATGAGCTCCTTGAAGCGGCTCAATTGGATGGATGCAGCGATATCCAGTTTATATGGAGCGTCGTTTTGCCGCTATCTAAGGCGATAACGGCTGTGTTGGTATTATTCTACGGAGTTGGGCACTGGAATGAGTTCTTCAATGCTTTTATCTATCTTAGCAAAAAGGAACTGTATCCATTGCAGATCGTTTTAAGGGACATTTTGATTATGAATTCCATTGATCCCAACATGGTTGCAGATACGGAGCTCATGGTAGCTAAGCAGGGTCTTGCCGATCTACTTAAATATTCCCTTATCGTCGTAGCTAGTGTGCCCGTATTGTGTATATACCCGTTTGTTCAAAAATATTTTGTCAAAGGCGTTATGATAGGCGCTATTAAAGGTTGA
- a CDS encoding ABC transporter permease, with product MTAKVESSGTIALPNKKQNRWKLMKKSSQLYLIILLPVIYILVFNYYPMYGAQIAFRDYMPTKGIWSSPWVGLDNFARFFRRHDAWRIIGNTLSLSVYQLIAGFPIPIILALSLNSTKDGMFKKSVQTITYAPHFISTVVMVGIVMQFLSPRIGIINKIIEILGGTPTDFMGKSQYFGSIYVWSGVWQSTGWGSIIYLAALAGIDPSLHEAAIVDGASRFQRIIHIDIPGIMPTAIILLIMNAGQIMNIGFEKVFLMQNPLNLRSSEIISTYVYKMGLASSAGDFSYSTAIGLFNSVVNFVLIVTVNQIAKRVGEVSLW from the coding sequence ATGACGGCAAAAGTTGAAAGTTCAGGTACTATTGCATTACCGAACAAAAAACAAAATCGCTGGAAGCTTATGAAAAAGAGTTCTCAATTATATTTGATAATATTGCTTCCTGTGATTTATATTTTAGTGTTTAACTATTACCCAATGTACGGTGCTCAAATCGCATTCAGAGACTATATGCCGACTAAGGGTATCTGGAGTAGCCCGTGGGTCGGATTGGACAATTTCGCAAGGTTTTTTCGCAGGCATGACGCATGGAGGATTATAGGTAATACTCTAAGCCTCAGCGTATATCAATTGATAGCGGGTTTTCCTATTCCTATTATATTAGCCTTGTCGCTAAATAGCACTAAAGACGGTATGTTCAAGAAATCCGTGCAGACCATCACATACGCACCGCATTTTATATCGACCGTTGTAATGGTAGGTATTGTTATGCAATTCTTGTCCCCGCGAATCGGCATTATAAATAAAATCATTGAAATATTGGGAGGCACTCCGACTGATTTTATGGGCAAGTCACAGTATTTCGGTTCTATATATGTGTGGTCTGGAGTTTGGCAGAGTACTGGATGGGGTTCGATTATCTATCTTGCGGCATTGGCCGGGATAGATCCGTCACTGCATGAGGCTGCGATAGTGGATGGCGCCAGCAGATTCCAAAGGATTATTCATATAGATATCCCTGGCATAATGCCAACGGCCATAATATTGCTTATAATGAATGCCGGGCAGATAATGAATATCGGCTTTGAGAAGGTTTTCCTTATGCAAAACCCTCTGAATTTGAGATCCTCGGAGATAATATCCACTTATGTATATAAAATGGGCCTAGCATCATCTGCAGGAGACTTTTCATACTCGACGGCCATAGGATTGTTTAATTCAGTGGTTAATTTTGTATTGATCGTTACAGTAAACCAAATAGCCAAAAGGGTTGGCGAAGTAAGTCTATGGTGA
- a CDS encoding helix-turn-helix domain-containing protein, with product MLKRKVRGKTNSFMRFMVSYLIILGLTISIGGLAYNEALKMAKEDAIQDGLSALKKSRDVLEARFVEVDNMIDQLAMNQEVINMLNIKNPMKTQDYYKLRSAFLKLPSYNIINSFIDDFYIFSKNTEALISSNAMSVRTQSFYKESLSYENMDYKEWKNEILGTYHYKDIWPAHSVIKGYNPKPELTYVQSIPMGEPYNYKGAIMVLIDENKVLEYLMTPDIANDGWACIVDSSDRIITSANMEVDDLNSIDMAFELSAGYKEEMVNGQDVVVLYAESFSRDWTYITVLPSGIFREQVSGVRGIFVISIMATLLIGLITAFILASRNSMPIKRLIKRLQNAVGNNSPTSNEYDFIEDTVLQLVRNNKDLREYLEKQVPFLRVSFFERLLRGGFSQLKDIEAASSYARIDIKGEYFIVLVMKLNSFAMENDMNNSNETNVKRVVAAKEVTERLPWQNYLHDVDQDKVAVLTALSHNDIEEFDDKIEDVLKPLVDELQQNYNIIVSFGIGNICTDLLGINKSFREAIKALDYYRYGGKVKRIAWFKDIALPGLGYHYPIETEMRLINLTETGEEEEALSLLNELLAKNFTRDNLSEQDMEDFIYEIRGTITKIKNEILTQQEQDAIGISGLMEKMNEYQSIEDISESIISIFKSLCAYVQQKKQSRRDDMLREIIEYIKVNYIDDGLCLASIASKFGLTEKYLSQFFKDRTGENLSTYVERLRMENAAEMLIESKLPIADIASHVGYNNNNTFYKAFRRIYGVSPSVYRQHKMENTISHD from the coding sequence TTGTTGAAACGCAAAGTCAGGGGTAAGACAAATAGTTTCATGCGATTTATGGTATCTTATTTGATTATATTAGGTTTGACCATTTCGATAGGGGGCCTTGCTTATAACGAGGCTTTAAAAATGGCAAAGGAGGATGCCATTCAAGATGGTCTTAGTGCTCTTAAGAAAAGCAGGGATGTGCTCGAAGCGCGTTTTGTGGAAGTCGATAATATGATAGATCAATTAGCGATGAATCAGGAAGTTATTAACATGCTGAATATAAAAAATCCTATGAAGACCCAAGATTATTATAAGCTTCGCAGCGCCTTTTTGAAGCTACCATCTTATAATATTATCAACAGTTTCATCGATGATTTTTATATTTTCTCAAAAAATACGGAGGCTTTGATTTCATCCAATGCTATGTCAGTAAGAACACAAAGTTTCTACAAAGAATCTTTAAGCTATGAGAATATGGATTATAAGGAATGGAAGAATGAGATTCTAGGTACGTATCATTATAAAGATATTTGGCCGGCTCACTCGGTTATAAAGGGCTATAATCCGAAACCGGAATTGACATATGTACAATCTATTCCTATGGGAGAGCCTTATAATTATAAAGGGGCTATTATGGTATTGATCGATGAAAATAAAGTGTTAGAATACCTTATGACACCAGATATAGCCAATGATGGTTGGGCATGTATTGTGGATAGCTCTGACAGGATAATTACCTCCGCAAATATGGAAGTCGATGATTTGAATAGCATTGATATGGCGTTTGAATTGTCCGCGGGATATAAAGAGGAAATGGTGAACGGTCAAGATGTGGTTGTTTTGTATGCTGAGTCATTCAGCAGGGATTGGACTTATATAACCGTATTGCCGTCTGGAATATTCCGGGAACAAGTCAGCGGTGTTAGAGGAATATTTGTTATCAGCATTATGGCGACCTTACTTATAGGGCTTATTACCGCATTTATTTTGGCCAGCCGAAACAGTATGCCTATAAAAAGACTTATAAAAAGGTTGCAAAATGCGGTTGGTAACAATAGTCCGACATCCAATGAATATGACTTTATAGAAGATACGGTACTTCAGTTAGTTAGAAACAATAAAGATTTGCGAGAATATTTGGAAAAACAAGTCCCGTTTTTAAGAGTAAGTTTCTTTGAACGACTTCTTCGCGGTGGCTTTAGCCAATTGAAGGATATTGAGGCCGCATCCTCTTATGCGAGAATAGATATTAAAGGGGAGTATTTTATTGTTTTGGTTATGAAACTAAATAGCTTTGCTATGGAAAACGACATGAATAATTCAAATGAAACGAATGTGAAAAGGGTGGTGGCTGCCAAAGAGGTAACTGAGAGGTTACCATGGCAGAATTATTTGCATGATGTTGATCAAGATAAAGTAGCTGTCTTAACAGCTTTAAGCCATAACGATATAGAGGAGTTCGATGATAAAATTGAAGATGTTCTAAAGCCGCTGGTCGATGAGCTGCAGCAGAATTATAATATTATTGTGTCTTTCGGCATAGGAAATATATGCACAGATCTGTTAGGTATAAACAAATCGTTTAGGGAGGCCATTAAGGCATTGGATTATTACAGATATGGGGGAAAAGTCAAAAGAATTGCCTGGTTTAAGGATATAGCCTTGCCTGGTTTGGGGTATCATTATCCTATAGAGACGGAAATGCGCCTAATAAATCTTACTGAAACAGGTGAAGAAGAAGAGGCACTATCTTTGCTCAACGAACTTTTGGCTAAAAATTTCACGCGAGATAATTTGTCTGAACAGGATATGGAAGATTTTATCTATGAAATCCGCGGTACTATAACTAAAATAAAAAATGAGATTCTAACCCAACAAGAGCAAGATGCGATCGGCATAAGCGGATTGATGGAGAAAATGAATGAGTATCAGTCGATCGAAGATATATCTGAGAGTATAATAAGTATATTCAAAAGCCTATGTGCTTATGTCCAACAAAAAAAACAATCTCGTCGGGACGATATGTTAAGAGAGATTATAGAATATATAAAAGTTAATTATATCGACGATGGATTATGTTTGGCCAGTATAGCTTCGAAATTCGGTTTAACGGAAAAGTATTTGTCTCAGTTTTTTAAAGACCGCACAGGTGAAAATCTTTCAACATATGTGGAAAGACTTCGGATGGAAAATGCTGCAGAGATGTTAATCGAGAGTAAATTACCTATTGCCGATATTGCAAGTCACGTGGGATATAATAACAATAATACATTTTATAAGGCTTTTAGAAGGATATACGGCGTAAGCCCGAGCGTTTATAGGCAACATAAAATGGAGAATACCATTTCCCATGACTAA
- a CDS encoding fumarate hydratase — MREIDAKIITDTVESLCIDAACGLGQDVEQLIRDAAKKESLPRAQYILNQLIDNIKLAREQQMPICQDTGMAVVFVEMGQDVHITGSYIIDAINEGVRRGYRKGYLRKSVVKDPLERVNTGDNTPAIIHVEIVPGSSLSITVAPKGFGSENMSALKMLKPADGIDGIKAFVLDTVKAAGGNPCPPVILGIGIGGTMEKAAYIAKKALLRDAGQPNSNESVASLEQELLHTINALGIGPQGLGGAVTALAVHIETFATHIAGLPVAINMQCHASRHKTAVL; from the coding sequence ATGAGAGAAATAGATGCAAAAATTATAACCGATACGGTGGAAAGCCTGTGTATAGACGCGGCCTGCGGTCTCGGCCAGGATGTCGAGCAACTTATACGGGATGCTGCTAAAAAAGAATCGTTGCCGCGAGCTCAATATATATTGAACCAGCTAATCGACAATATAAAACTAGCCCGCGAGCAGCAAATGCCTATATGTCAGGATACCGGCATGGCGGTGGTCTTTGTGGAAATGGGCCAGGACGTGCATATAACCGGCAGTTATATAATCGATGCTATAAACGAAGGGGTGAGGCGCGGTTATCGAAAAGGCTATTTGCGAAAGTCGGTGGTAAAAGATCCTCTTGAGCGCGTAAATACTGGCGACAATACGCCGGCCATAATACATGTTGAAATAGTACCCGGTTCATCCTTATCCATTACTGTCGCCCCCAAGGGATTCGGCAGTGAGAACATGAGCGCTCTTAAGATGCTGAAACCCGCTGACGGTATAGACGGTATAAAGGCATTCGTGCTGGATACGGTAAAAGCAGCCGGCGGCAATCCATGTCCACCGGTTATACTCGGCATAGGCATAGGCGGCACTATGGAAAAGGCTGCGTATATAGCTAAAAAAGCCTTATTGAGGGATGCCGGCCAACCCAATTCAAATGAATCTGTAGCTTCACTGGAGCAGGAATTGCTCCATACCATCAATGCCCTTGGCATAGGTCCGCAGGGGTTAGGCGGAGCGGTTACAGCCCTGGCTGTTCACATAGAAACATTCGCTACGCATATAGCAGGATTACCGGTAGCTATAAATATGCAATGCCATGCTTCCAGGCATAAAACCGCTGTTTTATAG
- a CDS encoding Fe-S-containing hydro-lyase, translating to MEIKSIISPLSKAAIDELNAGDMVKMTGIIYTARDAAHKRMIQLLNQNLPLPFDIAGQTIYYAGPCPPKPGQVIGSAGPTTSSRVDVYTPPLLAHGLNAMIGKGPRSRAVIDAMVKYKAVYLAATGGAGALIADCIKKADIVAFEDLGPEAIYRLVVEDLPLIVAIDCHGNSLYS from the coding sequence ATGGAAATTAAAAGCATAATAAGCCCATTGTCAAAAGCCGCTATAGATGAGCTTAATGCCGGCGACATGGTCAAAATGACCGGTATAATTTATACAGCCCGCGATGCAGCTCACAAGCGTATGATACAGCTACTAAATCAAAATCTACCTTTGCCCTTTGATATAGCCGGCCAAACCATATACTATGCCGGACCGTGTCCGCCTAAGCCTGGTCAGGTCATCGGTTCCGCAGGCCCCACAACCAGCAGCCGCGTCGATGTATATACACCGCCGTTACTGGCACACGGTCTAAATGCCATGATAGGCAAGGGTCCCAGAAGCCGCGCTGTAATAGACGCCATGGTAAAATATAAAGCCGTTTATCTGGCTGCCACAGGGGGTGCCGGAGCTTTAATAGCCGACTGCATAAAGAAAGCCGACATAGTGGCCTTTGAGGATCTTGGACCCGAGGCCATATATCGGCTTGTTGTAGAAGATTTGCCGCTCATAGTCGCCATAGATTGTCATGGCAACAGCCTATATTCTTGA
- the metK gene encoding methionine adenosyltransferase, translating to MNKRFFTSESVTEGHPDKICDQIADAILDDIMSKDPMGRVACEVAVTTGLVLVLGEISTDCYVDIPKIARNTIKEIGYTRAKYGFDGDTCAVITSIDEQSPDIALGVNQALEIKKGLSTEEYETIGAGDQGMMFGFACDETPELMPMPIALAHELTRRLAYVRKNDILPYIRPDGKSQVTVEYQDDRPVRVDTVVISTQHGSEVDHDTIERDIIEHVIKAVIPADLLDDNTKYYINPTGRFVVGGPQGDSGLTGRKIIVDTYGGYGRHGGGSFSGKDPTKVDRSANYAARYVAKNIIAAGLAKKCEVQLAYAIGVAHPVSILVDTFGTGKVTDDVLVDLVKRNFDLRPAAIINNLDLRRPIYRQVAAYGHFGRPDLNLPWEKTDKAGILLEQAKSMI from the coding sequence ATGAACAAAAGATTTTTTACTTCAGAGTCGGTTACTGAGGGTCACCCCGATAAGATCTGCGATCAAATAGCTGACGCCATATTGGATGATATAATGTCCAAGGACCCTATGGGTAGGGTGGCATGTGAGGTGGCCGTTACTACAGGCTTGGTTTTGGTGTTGGGTGAAATATCTACTGACTGTTATGTCGATATACCTAAGATAGCGCGCAACACTATAAAAGAGATCGGGTATACCAGAGCAAAGTATGGTTTTGACGGCGATACCTGTGCAGTCATAACATCCATCGATGAACAGTCGCCCGATATAGCGTTGGGTGTAAACCAGGCATTGGAGATAAAGAAAGGTCTTTCAACGGAAGAGTATGAAACTATAGGGGCAGGAGACCAAGGCATGATGTTCGGCTTTGCCTGTGATGAAACCCCTGAGCTTATGCCTATGCCTATAGCACTAGCTCATGAGCTAACCCGTCGATTAGCATATGTGCGTAAAAACGATATACTGCCATATATAAGGCCTGACGGTAAGTCACAGGTGACAGTTGAATACCAGGACGATAGACCGGTAAGGGTGGATACGGTGGTTATATCCACACAGCACGGATCGGAAGTCGATCATGATACCATAGAAAGGGATATAATAGAACATGTCATAAAGGCGGTTATACCGGCCGATTTGCTTGACGATAACACGAAATATTATATAAATCCCACAGGTCGATTTGTAGTAGGCGGTCCGCAGGGAGATTCAGGTTTGACCGGACGAAAGATAATAGTAGATACTTACGGCGGATACGGCAGGCATGGAGGTGGCTCATTTTCAGGTAAAGATCCTACCAAAGTGGATCGCTCGGCCAACTATGCGGCGCGATATGTAGCCAAGAATATAATAGCGGCTGGTTTGGCTAAAAAATGCGAGGTGCAATTGGCCTACGCCATAGGTGTGGCTCATCCGGTATCAATATTGGTGGATACTTTCGGTACAGGCAAAGTAACAGATGACGTCCTCGTAGATCTAGTCAAGCGCAATTTTGATCTACGGCCGGCTGCTATTATAAACAATCTTGACCTACGGCGCCCGATATACAGGCAGGTAGCGGCATATGGGCATTTCGGCCGCCCCGATTTGAACCTGCCGTGGGAAAAAACCGATAAAGCGGGTATATTGCTTGAACAAGCAAAATCAATGATATAG
- the murB gene encoding UDP-N-acetylmuramate dehydrogenase → MDKEQIYRLLCTEIDPVNIKVDEPMKAHTSFKIGGPADIFVTPDKLNEIYGVLRICGEHGVPLLVMGNGTDLLVLDGGIRGVVMQIAHKWAKVDIENTLVTVQSGILLSRLCRVLAKRGLGGMEFAAGIPGTLGGALVMNAGAYGGEMKDVVQSVHAIDANGNDRWFRSEELKYGYRSSIFRNGRYTLLEAKLCLEPREPQVCMDNINDLNLRRRAKQPLEYPSAGSVFKRPCGCYVGPMIEQAGLKGMCVGDAQVSEKHAGFIINRGNATAKDVLELINIVKQRIKELFAVELELEIQVVGEEN, encoded by the coding sequence TTGGACAAGGAACAAATATACCGCCTATTATGTACGGAAATTGATCCGGTAAATATAAAAGTAGATGAGCCTATGAAAGCTCATACGTCTTTTAAGATAGGCGGGCCGGCGGATATATTTGTTACTCCGGATAAATTAAATGAGATATACGGCGTATTGAGAATATGCGGTGAGCATGGAGTGCCGTTGCTTGTTATGGGCAACGGCACTGATTTGCTTGTTCTGGACGGCGGCATACGAGGTGTGGTCATGCAGATCGCTCATAAGTGGGCTAAAGTGGATATAGAGAACACATTGGTGACCGTTCAAAGCGGGATACTGTTGTCCAGGTTGTGCAGGGTATTAGCCAAACGTGGATTAGGCGGTATGGAGTTCGCAGCGGGGATACCAGGCACATTGGGCGGTGCATTGGTCATGAATGCCGGTGCTTACGGCGGTGAGATGAAAGATGTGGTGCAGTCCGTCCACGCCATTGATGCAAATGGGAATGATAGATGGTTTCGATCTGAAGAATTGAAATACGGTTATCGAAGCAGCATATTTCGGAACGGGAGATATACGCTGCTTGAGGCTAAACTATGCCTTGAGCCGCGAGAACCGCAAGTATGCATGGATAATATAAACGATTTGAATCTGAGGCGTCGAGCAAAACAGCCGCTGGAATACCCGAGCGCAGGAAGCGTATTCAAAAGACCTTGTGGTTGCTATGTGGGCCCGATGATAGAACAAGCCGGCTTAAAAGGTATGTGCGTGGGCGATGCCCAGGTATCGGAGAAACATGCCGGCTTTATAATAAACCGCGGCAATGCTACGGCAAAGGATGTACTGGAGCTTATAAACATCGTCAAGCAGCGTATAAAAGAGCTGTTCGCTGTAGAATTGGAGTTGGAGATACAAGTAGTAGGCGAGGAGAATTAG